ACGCCCACCCAATGCACTACCTTGATCGAAGATGGTATTTTGAAGGGTTACATTCAGGATAGCCTGAATGCCAGACTCATGAACATGCCCCTGACAGGCAATGGACGGCGCGAGAGTTTTGCCTCCCTACCAATGCCACGCATGACTAATACCTATATGTTGGCTGGTAAGGATGATCCTCAAGAAATTGTAGCCAGCATTAAACGCGGCCTATATGCAGTCAACTTTGGGGGCGGTCAAGTCGATATTACTAGCGGTAAATTCGTATTTTCAGCCTCAGAGGCCTATTGGGTAGAAAACGGCAAAATTCAATATCCCGTTAAGGGCGCCACCATCATTGGTAGCGGCCCGGAGTCCTTAAAACAGGTCTCTATGATCGGAAATGACCTGAAATTAGACGGCGGCATCGGGGTTTGCGGCAAGGAAGGCCAGAGCGTCCCTGTGGGCGTTGGGCAGCCAACTTTACGCATTGACAGCTTGACTGTCGGAGGAACGGCTTAATACGGCTTAAAATAGCCAGATGAGCCAACAAAATACGAATCCCGCAAACTGGTACGCTGCCGTTGATAAAACGTCAGATACGGACGATCAACGCATTCACAATATTACTGTTCTGCCACCACCAGAGCATTTAATTCGCTTCTTCCCGATCGCCGGAACGCCTACAGAAGCACTCATCAGCAAGACACGTAAAAAGATTCGCGACATCATTCATGGAAAAGATGATCGCCTGCTCGTGATCATTGGGCCTTGCTCGATTCATGACCCCCGTGCAGCACTCGAATACTGCCAAAGACTGCTCGTAGAGCGTGATCGCTTTGCAGGTGAACTCGAAATTGTGATGCGTGTCTATTTTGAAAAGCCACGCACAACGGTTGGCTGGAAGGGCTTAATTAATGACCCGTACTTAGATGAGAGCTATCGCATTGAAGAGGGTCTGCGAATGGCTCGCCAAGTATTGATGGAAATTAATCGCCTAGGCATGCCTGCAGGTAGCGAATTTTTGGATGTAATTTCTCCGCAATATATTGCAGATCTGATTTCTTGGGGCGCTATTGGCGCACGCACAACCGAGAGTCAAGTACATCGCGAACTCGCTTCTGGTCTATCAGCACCAATCGGATTTAAGAATGGCACCGATGGCAATATCAAGATTGCTACTGATGCCATTCAGGCCGCTAGCCGCCCACACCACTTCTTATCAGTGCATAAGAACGGCCAAGTATCTATTGTGGAAACTAAAGGCAATAAAGACTGTCACGTTATCTTACGTGGCGGAAAAGAGCCTAATTATGAAGCGCAATATGTTCAAGCAGCCTGCTCCGAGCTAGAAGCAGCTAAGCTTCCAGCCGGCTTGATGATTGACTTATCTCATGCGAATTCCAGCAAAAAACATGAGCGTCAAATTGTGGTGGCAGAAAATATTGCCGAACAAATTGAATCTGGCTCACATCATATTTTTGGCGTGATGATTGAAAGTCACCTCAATGATGGTGCGCAAAAATTCTCGCCAGGAAAAGACGATCCAAACAAATTGGAATACGGCAAGAGCATTACCGATGCTTGCATTAATTGGGAAGACTCAGCCAACGTATTACAACGCTTGGCTTTAGCTGTGAAGAATCGCAGAAAAGTGAAGAAGTGAAGAAATGGAAAAATAAGGCAAGCTTGCCTTATTAACCTTAAAAGAGACTAATTTATTTAGTCTCTTTTTTTTCATGCTTCCATAAAACGTCTTGACCGCCTGCCGCACGATTCAGAACCCGCGCTAATACAAACAATAGATCCGATAAGCGATTAACGTATTGACGCGGAGCATCGTATAAAGGCTCCTCCCAACCCAAACGCACAATCGATCTTTCTGCCCGTCTACAGACTGTGCGGCAAACGTGGGCCTGAGAAGCTGCACGAGTGCCACCTGGAAGAATAAATTCCGTCAGAGGAGGCAAAGTCGCATTGAATTTTTCCAGCCAAATATCCAACTGAGCTACCTGTTCTGGCTTGAGTAGGGTGTAATTGGGTATACAAAGCTCCCCGCCCAGGTCAAATAAATCATGTTGTACTTGCAAAAATAGGTTTTTGAACTCCTCTGCAAGGCTCTCGGGGATTGATTCAGTCATCAAAACCCCGATTTCGGAGTTCAATTCATCCACATCGCCCATGGCGCAAATGCGCAAATGATCCTTTTCCACCCGGCTACCATCGCCAAGCCCGGTCATGCCCGCATCACCAGTTCTGGTGGCTATTTTTGAAAGTCGATTTCCCATAAAACTAATTATAGGTATATGGCTAAAATGATTCCTATGAATATGGTGACCCCACCCCCCGAACTCGCGGCTATTACCGCCCTGCAATCCAAACTGGTATCGGCCCTGCGCCCTATCCTCCCCGAACATGCCCTACTGTGGGAGCCTGAGGACACGATCCCTTATGAATGCGATGGCCTAGCAGCTTATCGACGCATGCCCCTGGCAGTAGCTCTGCCAGAAACCGAGGAGCAGGTTGTTCAGATTCTAAAGACTTGCTTTGCGATGCAGGTACCCATCGTCCCCCGCGGATCTGGTACCGGGCTATCGGGTGGTGCCATGCCCATCTCCCAGGGCTTAGTACTTTCATTAGCCAAACTCAAAAAGATCATCAACATTGATCCATTTACTAGAACTGCAGTTGTGCAACCGGGCGTTCGTAATTTAGCGATCTCCGAAGCGGTAGCTCATCTCGGACTGTATTACGCCCCAGATCCATCCTCGCAGATTGCTTGCTCTATTGGCGGGAACGTCAACGAAAACTCCGGTGGTGTGCACTGCCTCAAATATGGTCTGACGCTTCATAATGTTTTAAAAGTGCGCGGCATTTTGATGAGCGGTGAGATCGTAGAGTTCGGCAGTCTTGCACCAGACTCCCCGGGACTCGATTTATTAGCAATCGTGATGGGTAGCGAGGGCATGCTTGCTGTAGTGACTGAAGTCACAGTCAAGCTGGTTGCTAAACCCAAGTTGGCGCGCGTCATTATGGCTAGCTTTGACGATATCGAAAAGGGTGCTGATGCAGTAGCGGCCATTATTGCTGCTGGGATTATTCCAGCCGGCCTAGAGATGATGGACAGAGCTACCACTCGCGCAGTAGAAGAATTTGTTCATGCAGGATATGACCTCGAAGCTGAAACTATTCTGCTTTGCGAATCCGACGGCACGCCTGAAGAGGTTGCGGAAGAAATTGAGCGTATGACCAAAGTTCTAGAGCAAGCTGGCGCTAGCGGTATTCAGATTTCTCAGAACGAAGCGGAGCGTCTGAAGTTTTGGAGTGGTCGTAAAAATGCTTTCCCAGCAGCTGGTCGCTTAGCCGCCGACTATTACTGCATGGATGGCACTATCCCACGCAGAAATATTGGCACTTTACTGAGACGTATCCAGGGTATGGAAAAGAAATATGGTCTTGCCTGCTTAAATGTATTTCATGCGGGTGACGGCAATATGCATCCCCTCATTTTATTTAACGGTGCGGATCAAGAAGAGTGGCATCGCGCTGAAGAATTTGGTACAGAAATTTTAGAAGCCTGTGTTGAGCTTGATGGCACGATCACTGGTGAGCACGGTGTTGGTATTGAAAAAATTAACTCCATGTGCGTTCAATTTGGTGAAGGTGAACGTGAATCATTTTGGGGCGTTAAATCCGCATTTGATCCAGAGCGCTTATTAAATCCTGATAAAGCAATTCCTACTTTGAACCGTTGTGCTGAATATGGCCGCATGCGCATTAGTGGTGGCAACTTACCGCATCCTGAGTTGGAGCGTTTTTAATGTCGGCATCTAGCAATACAAATATTGACTTATTTCAAGAGCAAATTCTGGCGGCAGTTAAAAATAAAACTCCTTTATCCATTCAAGGTGGTGGCACCAAGTCTTGGTATGGGAATGCCAATTCTTATGCCAAGTTAGATACCCGCACTTACTCTGGGATTCTGGAATACCAGCCTGAAGAGCTAGTGATTACTGCGTGCGCCGGTACACCGCTAAAAGAAATTGAAGCCGCTCTAGCCGATAAGAATCAAGTGCTGGCATTTGAGCCGCCTCACTTTGGAGATAGCGCGACTTTTGGTGGAGCGATTGCTGCAGGCTTGGCAGGCCCAGGGCGCATTAGCGCCGGTAATTTACGGGATTTTGTTCTGGGTGCTCGCATCCTAGACGGTAAAGGCCAAGATCTATCCTTTGGCGGCAAGGTGATGAAGAACGTTGCGGGATATGATGTCTCCCGCTTATTACCTGGATCAATGGGAACCTTGTCGCTGTTGCTAGAAGCTTCTGTAAAAGTATTACCGCGACCAGCCGCTACAGCGTCTCTTCGTTGCAACATTACCCAAGCACGCGCACTGCAACTCCTAAATGAATGGGCAGGACAACCATTACCACTCTCAGCAAGCTGCTGGATCGGTAGTTCAATAGGTGGTGATGGTGAACTCACCATTCGCTTAGCTGGTGCTGCTGCTGCAGTCAAAGCAGCAATTCCGATCATGGGCGCAGCTGTCAACGCAAGCGAATTAGAACCTCAATTAGCTTCAGATTTTTGGGCTGCTTTGCGCGAACAGCAATTAGCTGTTTTTTCAAACCTCAATAGTGATGAAACTTTATATCGCCTCGCGCTTCCAGCCGCCTGCGGAACACTTGCTTTTGAAAATGCACATGGTGACATTGCTTTGGAATGGCATGGCCAACAACGCTGGCTAAAGGCACTGGGTGATGATGCAACTTTTACCTCTATCAAGGCCTTAGCTAGCGCTCATGGTGGGCATGCAACTCGGTTTAAGCAAGGAAGCAATATTGATCCAGGCAAGCAACGCTTTACCCTTCTGAGTGAGCAAGTACACTCCACTGCTTTAGAGGCAGTACAAGCGCGTCTCAGAACTGCCTTTGATCCAGCGGGCATATTTGCTACTTCACGTCTTCCCTAAGCTCCTCCTTTAGCACCCTTATGCAAACTCAACTCGCCCCCCAATTCGAAAATACTCCTGAGGGTATTGAAGCTGCCAGAATTCTTGGAAAATGTGTTCACTGCGGCTTCTGCACCGCTACATGCCCTACCTATCAATTACTTGGTGATGAGCTTGATGGTCCTCGAGGTCGCATCTACCTCATCAAGCAAATGGCGGAAGGCCAAGCCCCTACTGAAAAAACACGCCTGCATTTAGATCGCTGCCTGACTTGCCGCAATTGCGAAAGCACTTGCCCTAGTGGCGTGCAATACGGCAACTTAATAGATATTGGTCGTAAGTGGGCAGAAGAAAATACTCCTGAGCGCCCTCTTAGTCAGCGCCTTACCCGCTGGGCTCTGAAAGAGGGTTTAACCAGTCCTAAGTTATTTAACTCCGCAATGGCGATTGGTCGCTTAGTTCGACCACTCATGCCGACTGGTATCCAGCGCAAGATTCCGCAAGCTAAAAATAAAGCACTCAATACAAATACAGATCCCTATGCAAGGCCGCAGACTAGCCATTCACGCAAGATGCTATTGCTCGAGGGCTGCGTTCAACCTGGCATGTTGCCAAACATCAACTCATCAACAGCACGTGTTTTGGATGCCCTTAAGATTCAGTTAATTGCTGCGCCTAACGCCACTTGCTGCGGTGCATTGCGTCACCATCTAAACGATCAAGTGGGCGGCCTAGAAAATGCCAAACAAAATATCGATGCCTGGTGGCCGCAAGTTGAGCAAGGCGTTGAAGCCATTGTGATGACCGCTTCTGGTTGTGGTGTGATGGTTAAAGATTATGGCCATCTACTCTCCAATGATCCGCAATACGCCGCTAAGGCCAAGACCATCTCCGCTCTCACTAAAGATATCTCAGAAATCCTGCCAGCACTTCAGGAAGAGCTCGTTGCCCTAGTGGGTAGTGGTCCAAAACCTGGCGTGGTCTATCACCCACCCTGCACATTGCAACATGGCCAACAAATTCGCGGCAAGGTAGAGGGTCTGTTAGCTGGTATCGGTATTGGAGTGCGCTTATGCGCTGATAGCCACCTCTGCTGCGGTTCAGCGGGAACCTACTCAATAACTCAGCCAGAACTCTCAGAGCAATTACGCCATAACAAATTGACTCATCTCAATGCTGCCTGCGAAGAGTCTGGCGTACAAGTGATTGTCTCCGGAAATATTGGCTGCATCGCCCACCTTCAACAAGATGACACTCCAGTGCTTCATTGGATTGAGATTGTTGACCAACTGATTAATCAACAAAGCCGAACCCAATCATGAGTCAAGTCACCACTAATCTCATGATGGTGAGGCAACGACTTGAGTTGGCAGCCTTGGCAGCGAAACGTGAGCCCGAAGACATCCAACTACTCG
This genomic stretch from Polynucleobacter corsicus harbors:
- a CDS encoding 3-deoxy-7-phosphoheptulonate synthase, whose translation is MSQQNTNPANWYAAVDKTSDTDDQRIHNITVLPPPEHLIRFFPIAGTPTEALISKTRKKIRDIIHGKDDRLLVIIGPCSIHDPRAALEYCQRLLVERDRFAGELEIVMRVYFEKPRTTVGWKGLINDPYLDESYRIEEGLRMARQVLMEINRLGMPAGSEFLDVISPQYIADLISWGAIGARTTESQVHRELASGLSAPIGFKNGTDGNIKIATDAIQAASRPHHFLSVHKNGQVSIVETKGNKDCHVILRGGKEPNYEAQYVQAACSELEAAKLPAGLMIDLSHANSSKKHERQIVVAENIAEQIESGSHHIFGVMIESHLNDGAQKFSPGKDDPNKLEYGKSITDACINWEDSANVLQRLALAVKNRRKVKK
- a CDS encoding cob(I)yrinic acid a,c-diamide adenosyltransferase; this translates as MGNRLSKIATRTGDAGMTGLGDGSRVEKDHLRICAMGDVDELNSEIGVLMTESIPESLAEEFKNLFLQVQHDLFDLGGELCIPNYTLLKPEQVAQLDIWLEKFNATLPPLTEFILPGGTRAASQAHVCRTVCRRAERSIVRLGWEEPLYDAPRQYVNRLSDLLFVLARVLNRAAGGQDVLWKHEKKETK
- a CDS encoding FAD-linked oxidase C-terminal domain-containing protein, translating into MIPMNMVTPPPELAAITALQSKLVSALRPILPEHALLWEPEDTIPYECDGLAAYRRMPLAVALPETEEQVVQILKTCFAMQVPIVPRGSGTGLSGGAMPISQGLVLSLAKLKKIINIDPFTRTAVVQPGVRNLAISEAVAHLGLYYAPDPSSQIACSIGGNVNENSGGVHCLKYGLTLHNVLKVRGILMSGEIVEFGSLAPDSPGLDLLAIVMGSEGMLAVVTEVTVKLVAKPKLARVIMASFDDIEKGADAVAAIIAAGIIPAGLEMMDRATTRAVEEFVHAGYDLEAETILLCESDGTPEEVAEEIERMTKVLEQAGASGIQISQNEAERLKFWSGRKNAFPAAGRLAADYYCMDGTIPRRNIGTLLRRIQGMEKKYGLACLNVFHAGDGNMHPLILFNGADQEEWHRAEEFGTEILEACVELDGTITGEHGVGIEKINSMCVQFGEGERESFWGVKSAFDPERLLNPDKAIPTLNRCAEYGRMRISGGNLPHPELERF
- the glcE gene encoding glycolate oxidase subunit GlcE; translation: MSASSNTNIDLFQEQILAAVKNKTPLSIQGGGTKSWYGNANSYAKLDTRTYSGILEYQPEELVITACAGTPLKEIEAALADKNQVLAFEPPHFGDSATFGGAIAAGLAGPGRISAGNLRDFVLGARILDGKGQDLSFGGKVMKNVAGYDVSRLLPGSMGTLSLLLEASVKVLPRPAATASLRCNITQARALQLLNEWAGQPLPLSASCWIGSSIGGDGELTIRLAGAAAAVKAAIPIMGAAVNASELEPQLASDFWAALREQQLAVFSNLNSDETLYRLALPAACGTLAFENAHGDIALEWHGQQRWLKALGDDATFTSIKALASAHGGHATRFKQGSNIDPGKQRFTLLSEQVHSTALEAVQARLRTAFDPAGIFATSRLP
- the glcF gene encoding glycolate oxidase subunit GlcF: MQTQLAPQFENTPEGIEAARILGKCVHCGFCTATCPTYQLLGDELDGPRGRIYLIKQMAEGQAPTEKTRLHLDRCLTCRNCESTCPSGVQYGNLIDIGRKWAEENTPERPLSQRLTRWALKEGLTSPKLFNSAMAIGRLVRPLMPTGIQRKIPQAKNKALNTNTDPYARPQTSHSRKMLLLEGCVQPGMLPNINSSTARVLDALKIQLIAAPNATCCGALRHHLNDQVGGLENAKQNIDAWWPQVEQGVEAIVMTASGCGVMVKDYGHLLSNDPQYAAKAKTISALTKDISEILPALQEELVALVGSGPKPGVVYHPPCTLQHGQQIRGKVEGLLAGIGIGVRLCADSHLCCGSAGTYSITQPELSEQLRHNKLTHLNAACEESGVQVIVSGNIGCIAHLQQDDTPVLHWIEIVDQLINQQSRTQS